One Bombus fervidus isolate BK054 chromosome 5, iyBomFerv1, whole genome shotgun sequence DNA window includes the following coding sequences:
- the Syn2 gene encoding syntrophin-like 2 isoform X1 — translation MRINATKMSTPIEEKIDQKLKVRTGMVSVSDGKSKSVPMRLHLSMEVLKLQREDLEQTANHNKPPLDAKERMVQITRQKVGGLGLSIKGGAEHKLPVLISRIYKGQAADECGQLFVGDAIIKVNGEYITACNHDDAVNILRNAGDIVVLTVKHYRAAKPFLQKNEKEEKLDNVANGGSEDEWLSPNRQSGSPRCGHSRQSSNASATSMQYKKWIDVITVPLMMAYVTRYIFGTDKLRRNAFEVRGLNGARTGVIHCDDSAILSQWLKYITDNITGLTHLQMKLYNRNFGVGERIEYMGWVNEAVSNSNQPWQSYRPRFLALKGPDLLLFETPPCNIGDWSRCALTFKVYQTMFRVMRESENVDERQHCFLAQSPGKPPRYLSVETRQELLRVEAAWHTAVCSAVTHLKSKTFPVTFNGRSAGLTLEWTQGFTLSYEDIGETVWRYKFSQLRGSSDDGKSRLKLHFQELDSIAIETKELECSQLQNLLFCMHAFLTAKVAAVDPTFLTSTTP, via the exons atgagAATCAACGCAACGAAAATGAGTACTCCGATCGAGGAGAAGATTGATCAGAAGCTGAAG gTGAGGACAGGGATGGTGAGTGTTAGTGATGGAAAAAGTAAGTCAGTACCAATGCGTTTACATCTGTCTATGGAAGTTTTAAAGCTCCAAAGGGAAGATTTAGAG CAGACAGCGAATCATAATAAACCACCATTAGATGCTAAAGAGAGAATGGTGCAAATCACTAGACAAAAAGTTGGAGGATTAGGATTAAGCATAAAGGGAGGAGCAGAGCATAAACTTCCTGTACTCATATCTAGAATTTATAAAGGTCAGGCAGCTGATGAATGTGGTCAACTATTTGTAGGAGATGCAATTATTAAAG taaatGGAGAATATATAACTGCATGTAATCATGATGATGCTGTTAACATTTTGAGAAATGCAGGTGATATAGTAGTTTTGACAGTAAAACATTATCGTGCAGCAAAgccatttttacaaaaaaatg aaaaagaagagaaattagATAATGTTGCAAATGGAGGTTCAGAAGATGAATGGTTATCACCTAACAGACAAAGTGGTAGTCCTAGATGTGGTCATAGTAGACAAAGTTCAAATGCATCAGCCACTTCAATGCAATATAAGAAATGGATAGATGTTATAACAG TTCCATTAATGATGGCTTATGTGACAAGATACATCTTTGGAACAGATAAGTTAAGAAGAAATGCGTTCGAAGTAAGAGGATTAAATGGTGCACGTACTGGTGTAATACACTGTGATGATAGTGCTATTCTGAGTCAATGGTTAAAGTATATAACTGATAATATTACAGGTTTAACACATTTACAG atgaaattatataatcgTAATTTTGGAGTCGGTGAACGTATAGAATACATGGGCTGGGTTAATGAAGCAGTAAGCAATAGTAATCAGCCATGGCAGAGTTATAGACCGAGATTTTTAGCACTGAAAGGAcccgatttattattatttgaaacgcCCCCT TGTAATATAGGAGATTGGTCACGATGTGCATTAACTTTTAAAGTATATCAAACAATGTTTCGTGTAATGCGAGAGTCCGAAAATGTAGATGAAAGACAGCACTGCTTTTTAGCACAAAGCCCGGGTAAACCTCCACGATATCTAAGCGTTGAAACTAGACAAGAACTCTTAAGAGTTGAGGCAGCATGGCATACTGCAGTGTGTTCAGCTGTTACACATTTGAAA AGTAAAACATTTCCTGTTACTTTTAATGGAAGGAGTGCAGGATTAACCTTAGAATGGACTCAAGGTTTTACACTTTCTTATGAAGATATTGGAGagactgtatggcgttataaatTTTCACAATTAAGAGGATCTAGCGACGATGGAAAAAGTAGACTGAAGTTACATTTTCAAGAGTTGGATAGCATCGCTATTGAGACAAAG GAATTGGAATGTTCTCAGTTgcagaatttattattctgtATGCATGCATTCTTAACTGCAAAGGTTGCTGCAGTTGATCCAACATTTTTAACATCAACAACTCCGTAA
- the Syn2 gene encoding syntrophin-like 2 isoform X2 codes for MRINATKMSTPIEEKIDQKLKVRTGMVSVSDGKSKSVPMRLHLSMEVLKLQREDLETANHNKPPLDAKERMVQITRQKVGGLGLSIKGGAEHKLPVLISRIYKGQAADECGQLFVGDAIIKVNGEYITACNHDDAVNILRNAGDIVVLTVKHYRAAKPFLQKNEKEEKLDNVANGGSEDEWLSPNRQSGSPRCGHSRQSSNASATSMQYKKWIDVITVPLMMAYVTRYIFGTDKLRRNAFEVRGLNGARTGVIHCDDSAILSQWLKYITDNITGLTHLQMKLYNRNFGVGERIEYMGWVNEAVSNSNQPWQSYRPRFLALKGPDLLLFETPPCNIGDWSRCALTFKVYQTMFRVMRESENVDERQHCFLAQSPGKPPRYLSVETRQELLRVEAAWHTAVCSAVTHLKSKTFPVTFNGRSAGLTLEWTQGFTLSYEDIGETVWRYKFSQLRGSSDDGKSRLKLHFQELDSIAIETKELECSQLQNLLFCMHAFLTAKVAAVDPTFLTSTTP; via the exons atgagAATCAACGCAACGAAAATGAGTACTCCGATCGAGGAGAAGATTGATCAGAAGCTGAAG gTGAGGACAGGGATGGTGAGTGTTAGTGATGGAAAAAGTAAGTCAGTACCAATGCGTTTACATCTGTCTATGGAAGTTTTAAAGCTCCAAAGGGAAGATTTAGAG ACAGCGAATCATAATAAACCACCATTAGATGCTAAAGAGAGAATGGTGCAAATCACTAGACAAAAAGTTGGAGGATTAGGATTAAGCATAAAGGGAGGAGCAGAGCATAAACTTCCTGTACTCATATCTAGAATTTATAAAGGTCAGGCAGCTGATGAATGTGGTCAACTATTTGTAGGAGATGCAATTATTAAAG taaatGGAGAATATATAACTGCATGTAATCATGATGATGCTGTTAACATTTTGAGAAATGCAGGTGATATAGTAGTTTTGACAGTAAAACATTATCGTGCAGCAAAgccatttttacaaaaaaatg aaaaagaagagaaattagATAATGTTGCAAATGGAGGTTCAGAAGATGAATGGTTATCACCTAACAGACAAAGTGGTAGTCCTAGATGTGGTCATAGTAGACAAAGTTCAAATGCATCAGCCACTTCAATGCAATATAAGAAATGGATAGATGTTATAACAG TTCCATTAATGATGGCTTATGTGACAAGATACATCTTTGGAACAGATAAGTTAAGAAGAAATGCGTTCGAAGTAAGAGGATTAAATGGTGCACGTACTGGTGTAATACACTGTGATGATAGTGCTATTCTGAGTCAATGGTTAAAGTATATAACTGATAATATTACAGGTTTAACACATTTACAG atgaaattatataatcgTAATTTTGGAGTCGGTGAACGTATAGAATACATGGGCTGGGTTAATGAAGCAGTAAGCAATAGTAATCAGCCATGGCAGAGTTATAGACCGAGATTTTTAGCACTGAAAGGAcccgatttattattatttgaaacgcCCCCT TGTAATATAGGAGATTGGTCACGATGTGCATTAACTTTTAAAGTATATCAAACAATGTTTCGTGTAATGCGAGAGTCCGAAAATGTAGATGAAAGACAGCACTGCTTTTTAGCACAAAGCCCGGGTAAACCTCCACGATATCTAAGCGTTGAAACTAGACAAGAACTCTTAAGAGTTGAGGCAGCATGGCATACTGCAGTGTGTTCAGCTGTTACACATTTGAAA AGTAAAACATTTCCTGTTACTTTTAATGGAAGGAGTGCAGGATTAACCTTAGAATGGACTCAAGGTTTTACACTTTCTTATGAAGATATTGGAGagactgtatggcgttataaatTTTCACAATTAAGAGGATCTAGCGACGATGGAAAAAGTAGACTGAAGTTACATTTTCAAGAGTTGGATAGCATCGCTATTGAGACAAAG GAATTGGAATGTTCTCAGTTgcagaatttattattctgtATGCATGCATTCTTAACTGCAAAGGTTGCTGCAGTTGATCCAACATTTTTAACATCAACAACTCCGTAA